The sequence ACATTATGCTATCGGTATCGAGTCTCTTACTGCTAACTTTTAAAATATCTAAAGGAATTAATGATTTAGATAACATAAAGCTTAATGATATATCTGTAGATACATCAGAGCTTTGAGGGCGATATTCTATTTTTCTCAACTTAAGTGGGTTGGTATTATTAGTACTTGTTTCTTGGTTCTGGTATTCATTGAAGGCGAGGAAATAGACCATTCGCGGTAATGTATACAAGGATAAAATAGTTACCAGGATAACAAGAGTAACCGTTATCACTATGTTGAACCGGCTATTCTTAATCTTTTTTAATAGATAACATGCTACTCGATAAACAAGCATGGATGTAAAAAAGGTTGCCACTGAATTCATAGCATTAACAGCTTCAGGCTCAAGAGGGAAGAAGTACTTCTTAGTGATAAATATAATACTTAAGCTAGAAATTGTCGCAAAGTAGAGTGTGGTTAGCTTCCATTTTAACCTCCTAAAAATGGCCATGCATAAAAGGAAGAGAGCCAAGATTGTCAGTAGAATAATTTGCATGAACCTTCTCTAATTTTGGGCGGATGAAGTATGTATATTATGATAAGAAAAAGAGTGTTCCACGTGGAACACTCTTTGTCTTATTTAATACCGAAGTATTACTTTTTCTATCTCATTTTTCTTCGCGAAGCGAAAATTTAATTATTTTTTGGTTCTTTCTCTTTAAAAAATAATTTTCATGAAATTAAAATTTGGCAGTAAAGTTAGCCAGATTTTAAAATTAAAAACAGAAATTAAAGTTCAAAAAAGAAAGGTTTTCTCTCTTTGCCTCTGTTTTTGGATCCACCGTTGACTTGGTTCATGGTTTCGGCATTGTAGAGTTTGCCGTTGACCATTGTATAAGTCACTCGATCTGTGACTCGAATATTTTCGAGTGGGTCACCGTCGATGACGATCAAGTCGGCGAGCTTGCCTTGTTTGATTGAGCCGAGCTGATGATCCATGCCGAAGTGTGTGGCCGGATTGATAGTTGCTGTTTTTAGTACTTCGAGATTGCTCATACCACCTTGAGCGAACATCCACATTTCCCAATGAGCGGCTAAACCTTCACGTTGACCATGAGCACCAATATTGGGTTTAACACCCAGATCATTCATCTCGTTGGCGACACGAGCAACATTGAAATGGTTATAATGTTCATCTGGTGCGGTAGGGCGTCTCATGGATCTTGCATCTAATAGATCACTTGGTACATACATAGACAGTCTTGGGTGTGCCCAAACATCTGTTTTATCGTACCAATAGTTCTCACCTGAGATACCACCATAAGCGACTACTAGGGTCGGTGTGTAACCGACTTCTGTTTGACTCCAGAGCTGCTTAATATCATTGTAGATAGCTGCCGCTGGTAGTGAATGCTCAATACCCGTATGACCATCGACTATCATGCTTAGGTTGTGTTGCAGTAAACTGCCACCTTCAGGCACTACCATCATTTCGAGTTCACGAGCCGCGGCAATGACTTGTTGACGTTGATTACGACGAGGTTGGTTATAGCTCTTCACACTGAATGCACCGACTTTCTTAAGGCGTTCCAGGTGAAACTTAGCATCATCCAGTGAATCTATATGGGATGTGTAGCCAGGACCATTGGCTCCATAGAGAATTGTACCAGTCGAGAAGATACGCGGGCCGGCAATATTACCTGCTTTTTGTTGCTCGGAAGCGGCGAATATCTCAGTTGTATCGTTAGATGGATCATGGATAGCCGTCACACCCAAAGACAAGTTAGAGTAGAGTTCCCAGTTTTGTTGGGGGATTATCTCCTCTTCACCTTGTGCACCATGAGCATGGGCATCGAACAGACCCGGCATCAAGGTCTTGCCCTTGATGTCTAAAACTGTAGCTTCACTGGGGATTTTTGTTGATGAGTCACCGACTGAGACAATCTTATTATCCTTGACGATGACCACGCCATTCTCTATCACCTTATCATCTTCCATGGTGATGATCTTGCCGCCAACGAAGGCAATTGTTCCACGTGGAACATCGGCCTTCTGTGTGAATCCTAGATCGGTGATCTTAGGTTCGACCTTAGCTTCATCTGAATTAGCTTCCTCGTCATTGTTGGCTTGACGCTGATCTTTGTACTCGGTATCAACGGCCATTTGGTAGAGCTCAGGACCTAAGGTCCAGTAAAGTTGATCGCTGTTGCCGTTCCAGCTAATGCTCTCTCCGGCACGCACACTCAGTTGGCTGACAGGTAGATTACTTGCCTTAGGACCTATCTCTATGGTCTCACCATGCTTAGCAAATGGAGTGACCCAGACCTTGAACCGCTCAGCGAAAGCGAGCTGCTTGCCATCGGGAGATATGCGGAATTCTGTACCTAGCTTACTGGTGTAATGAACTCGCTTCTGAAAGCCATCTAGGTTGATAGAAGCGAACTCTGGGGTCTCTCCTTGAGCCATAAAGTAGACGCGTTTTGAATCGGCAGCAAATTGTGGCTGATAACCATCGGGAGTGATGCGGGTATTTTGTTTGCCTTTGATGTCTACCTTGTATAGACCAGTATCCTGAGACCAGGTTCTGGGTGTGATATAGCCGCCCTTGGCCTTACGGTAAACAACGAAGGAACCGTCGGGTGAGAAGGTGGGCTCTACATACTTTCCTGGCTCCTTGGTCAGGGTTTTACTGCGCTTGTTTCTAACGCTGACGATTTTAACTGTGCCTTGGTCTTGATCATCCCAAGTGGTAAACACGATATTTTTGCTGTCACGAGACCACTGGGGATAGAGCTCTCTTAAGTCTGAATCTAGCTTGGTAAGACGGCTACCTCTTCCCTCTGATTTTCCACCAGAGAGATTTTTAACCCAGAGTTTGCCAAGGGCCTCATAAACCACTTTTTTACCATCCGGTGATACCTGAGCCATACGCAGCATCTTGACGTCGAATACATCTTTATCAAGATCTTGCTTGAATCGTACCGCAGGCTGAACCGCCAATTCGGTCTTCACCGAGAAGGGGATCTGTTTAACTGACTTAGATTCAACATCTAGTTTGTTAATCTTACCGCCAGCCCAGAAGACTATCTCTTCGTTGTCGGCGGTCCAACTCATGGTCGGGTAAACTCCATGAATGGCCCATGTCTCCTGCATGTCTCTGTCAAGATTGCCGTATAGCTTTTCTTTCTTGCCAGACTTAAGGTCAAGGAGGTACAGGGAAGACTGAAATCCATCGCGCTTGATATAGGCAAGCTTAGTTCCGTCAGGGCTAGGAGTAGGTCTTATGGCACCACCTGTGCCTTGAACTAATATTTCTATGTCACCGGTTTCGGTGTCATAGCGTTTGATCTTATAGATGCCTTTAACCGAATCTTTAGAATAGTGAAATGTCTTACCTGGAGTCGCGTCCTGACTAAAGTAGATATAGCGGCCATCTGGTGAGTAGGCGGGTTCGCCTAAGTCTTTCTGCTCGTTAGGGCGTTCAGTGAGCTTAACCCCTTCGCCGCCAGCCACATGGTATAGCCAGACTTCTCCGGCGCCCAGGCTACGTGAGCCTGTATAGTGCTTACGTGCAATTAAGTATTGTGAATTAGGGCTCCAGGCTGGGCTATTGAGCAGGCGGAAGGTTTCGTTGGTTACGGCTCTTGGATTACTGCCATCGGCGTCCATGATCCAGATATTGTCGCCACCATCCTCATCCGAGGTAAAGGCAATATACTTTCCGTCCGGGCTATAGGTAGGCTGCATCTGCCAGGCGATACCTTTGGCTAATACTTTGGCTTCACCACCTTGCATAGGGATCTGATAGATATCACCCAGCATGTCGAACACGATGGTTT is a genomic window of Shewanella psychrophila containing:
- a CDS encoding amidohydrolase family protein, whose product is MIKQKLTPLCAAIALSLSLPIMASESTSDKETKWQVNAPANAPLERVKIDVSEGTWMNICVSPNGKTIVFDMLGDIYQIPMQGGEAKVLAKGIAWQMQPTYSPDGKYIAFTSDEDGGDNIWIMDADGSNPRAVTNETFRLLNSPAWSPNSQYLIARKHYTGSRSLGAGEVWLYHVAGGEGVKLTERPNEQKDLGEPAYSPDGRYIYFSQDATPGKTFHYSKDSVKGIYKIKRYDTETGDIEILVQGTGGAIRPTPSPDGTKLAYIKRDGFQSSLYLLDLKSGKKEKLYGNLDRDMQETWAIHGVYPTMSWTADNEEIVFWAGGKINKLDVESKSVKQIPFSVKTELAVQPAVRFKQDLDKDVFDVKMLRMAQVSPDGKKVVYEALGKLWVKNLSGGKSEGRGSRLTKLDSDLRELYPQWSRDSKNIVFTTWDDQDQGTVKIVSVRNKRSKTLTKEPGKYVEPTFSPDGSFVVYRKAKGGYITPRTWSQDTGLYKVDIKGKQNTRITPDGYQPQFAADSKRVYFMAQGETPEFASINLDGFQKRVHYTSKLGTEFRISPDGKQLAFAERFKVWVTPFAKHGETIEIGPKASNLPVSQLSVRAGESISWNGNSDQLYWTLGPELYQMAVDTEYKDQRQANNDEEANSDEAKVEPKITDLGFTQKADVPRGTIAFVGGKIITMEDDKVIENGVVIVKDNKIVSVGDSSTKIPSEATVLDIKGKTLMPGLFDAHAHGAQGEEEIIPQQNWELYSNLSLGVTAIHDPSNDTTEIFAASEQQKAGNIAGPRIFSTGTILYGANGPGYTSHIDSLDDAKFHLERLKKVGAFSVKSYNQPRRNQRQQVIAAARELEMMVVPEGGSLLQHNLSMIVDGHTGIEHSLPAAAIYNDIKQLWSQTEVGYTPTLVVAYGGISGENYWYDKTDVWAHPRLSMYVPSDLLDARSMRRPTAPDEHYNHFNVARVANEMNDLGVKPNIGAHGQREGLAAHWEMWMFAQGGMSNLEVLKTATINPATHFGMDHQLGSIKQGKLADLIVIDGDPLENIRVTDRVTYTMVNGKLYNAETMNQVNGGSKNRGKERKPFFFEL